A stretch of Chionomys nivalis chromosome 2, mChiNiv1.1, whole genome shotgun sequence DNA encodes these proteins:
- the LOC130866272 gene encoding cytochrome c oxidase subunit 7A1, mitochondrial — MRALRVSQALIRPFSSSARSHLENRVAEKQKLFQANNDLPVHLKGGAMDNILYRLTMTLTLGGTAYCLYCLGWASFPHKK, encoded by the exons ATGAGGGCCTTGCGG GTCTCCCAGGCTTTGATTCGTCCTTTTAGCTCATCTGCTCGGAGCCACTTAGAAAATCGTGTGGCAGAGAAGCAGAAACTCTTCCAG GCCAACAACGACCTCCCAGTACACCTGAAGGGCGGGGCAATGGACAACATCCTATACAGACTGACTATGACCCTGACGCTGGGGG GCACTGCCTACTGCTTATACTGCCTGGGCTGGGCCTCCTTCCCCCACAAGAAGTGA